The window gctgtggcgggatttagagcggcgtcgctgacgtcggcgcttgggctgtttcttggaggggtcatcctccgttgttccttcgccattcccatcctttgggatatccaccatgtatatgtcatatgatgaggtggctttccagtgcccggtgggcgctggttcttggtcgtctccggcatcgtcgtccataccgtcgatgtcttcggagtcgtagtctagcatgtcggttagatcgtcgacagtggctaccaagtgggtggtgggtgggctttgaatttcttcgtcgtccgcatcccaaccgtcctgaccgtagtccggccagggctctcctgataacgagagatactttagcgaactcaagatgtcgccgaaaggtgagtgttgaaagatgtccgctgcggtgaactccatgatcggcgcccaatcggatttgatcggagggagcgcgggaggttcggaatccggcaaggagtccggcgcctcggagtcacgagcttcatgagggacaaggtcattgttcggctctatcgccgttgaggttgcagcccccgaggcggtgtctagccatccatcctcgacctgcgtagccggctccgaattgaagatcggagcgggttcgagtgcggcctccagggtactgtccggctgcagagctaaatcatgctcgccgtgacagtgcggcatgctcggctgtggctcgaatccatcgaggatcaagtccccgtggatgtcggccgtgaagtttaaacttccaaatctgacctgacggccaggggcgtagctttcgatctgctccagttggccgagcgaattggcccgcagtgcgaagccgccgaatacgaagatctgtccggggaggaaggtctcaccctggactacgtcattgatgatgatcgaagaagccatcgagcctataggtgacggcacagaggaactctcaatgaaagcaccaatgtcggtgtcaaaaccggcggatctcgggtagggggtcccaaactgtgcgtctaggcggatggtaacaggagacaagggacacgatgttttacccacgttcgggccctcttgatggaggtaaaaccctacgtcctgcttgattaatattgatgatgtgtgttacaagagtggatctaccacgagatcaaggaggctaaaccctagaagctagcctatggtatgattgttgttcgtcctatggactaaagccatccggtttatatagacaccggagagggctagggttacacaaagtcggttacaagggtaggagatctacatatccgtatcgccaagcttgccttccacgccaaggaaagtcccatccggacacgggacgaagtcttcaatcttgtatcttcatagtcttggagtccggccgatgatgatagttcggctatccggacaccccctagtccaggactccctcagttggcaATGAGCAGGGATTCCACAGGATAATAGCCCATCACCATCACATCACCCTGgtcgaagttgatcttgaggccaaccatttgttggaagcagaggaggaggaacttAAGGTTAGAGATGTCCGCATCAGAGCCTTCaaccatgatgatgatgtcgtcggCATACTGGAGGAGGGAGATCCCGGATCCGCCGGCCAGGTGGGGGTGATCCCACGAATATGGCCCACGGCCTTAGCCTTATCCAGAATGGTGGCAAGCGCATCCACCATATTGAACAAGAAtggggagaaggggtcgccttgCCTAACCCCACAAGAGGTGGGGAAGTAAGGGCCGATCTCTCCATTGATGTTCACAGCAGTGCGACCGCAGGAAACCATCCGCATCACTCTAGAGACCCAACGATCGTCAAAACCTTTTCAGAGCAgaacttcccgaaggaagggccaaCTAACCGTGTTGTAGGCTTTATGAAAATTGATCTTCAGGAACACTGCCTTGAGGTGCCTAGAGCGAACCTCATGGAGGACTTCGTGAAGAACTAGAACCCCATCCAGGATATACTGGCCTTGGATAAAGGCGGACTGGTTGGGGTGAGTAACGCGGTCTGCTAGCAAGGTCACCGTATTGGCGAACCCTTTCACCAAAATCTGAAAAATCACGTTGATGACCATGATCGGGCGGAACTAGCAAATGTCGGAAGCCCCAGGGACCTTAGGGATGAGCGAGATGATCCCATAGTTGAGGCGTCCGAGGTTGATGGACCCAACGTAGAACTCGTCGAAGATGGCGATGATCTCAGGTTTAATCACATTCGAGAAGGTCTGGAAGAATTTGGCTGGAAGGCCATCCGGTCCCAGCACCGAGGTAGGGTTCATGCCTTTAATGGCGGCCCAAACCTCGCTCTCAGAGAAGGGGGCCGTGAGGGCTGCGTTCTCAGCGATGGAGACCAGCCGGGGGCCGGTCCAGCAATCAAGAGCCAAATAGAGGCCGCACCTAGGAGCAGCGGAGAACAGAGCCCTATAAAACCCATCAACATGGGTCGTATGTCACGGGGGGACTGAAGGAGAGTCGAACCATCCCAGAGGAGGAGGATGGTGTTGCGTCTACGACGGCCATTTGCAATGGCCTGAAAGTATGCCGTGTTTGCATCGCCCTTCAACACCCATTTCTAAGCGCCACGAAGGCGCCAATAAGCCTCCTCATCAGAGTAGATGACGGAGAGTTGGTCTTCCAAGTCATACCGGGACAACCACTTGTCAGGAGAGAGGTTGGTCGCGTCGGCACGCAGGTCTAATGTCTGGATGGCAGATAGGAGGGCCTGCTTGCGCTCGCGGAGTTCATGCCCCAGGTTGGCACCCCATCCCTTCGTGAACTGCCGGCCCTGCTTGGCACAGAAGTGCCATGAGTCTATGGCCATGGGGGACGAGGATGGGGGTGGGCCCGAGCCTCCACCCAGCGTGCAGTGATCGCCTCCATGAATCCAGTCTGGGACAGCCAGAAAGTCTCAAACCGGAACCGGGGGGGGGATCGGTGGCCGCTCGTCGGCGGAGGACGGGAGGAGGGGGACGTGGTCGGAGCCAATCCGGGTGATGGCCCAGAGGGAAGCGAGGGAGCAGCGGATGTCCCATTCCGGGGAAATTAGGACCTGGTCCAGGATGGACTGGGTCGGGGAGGCCTGCCAATTGGTCCAGGTAAATCTGGCACCAATCATATCTATCTCGCGGAGACCGAGGTCAGTAATGCAGTCATTAAACATCTGCATCTGCACCAAGTTAACGTTCGAGTTGCTCTTGTCCTCCACGAACCGGAGGGGGTTAAAGTCACTGCAAAACACCACCGGAAGCGACGCTGCCGAGACCTTCTAGTGGAGCTCCTCAAGGAAGGAGGCCAACCTATTGTGGTCAGCAGGGCTGTAGACGATGATGACCTCCCACTTGAAGTTAAGCGTTCGCTCGAAGAGTTCCATGCTAACAAAGAACTGGCCTCGATCCATGCTACCCACctcgaaggtggcatccttcaTACCTAAAAGGATGCCACCTGAATGGCCGGTGCTCCCAttagaagggagccaatgccaagCAAAGAGATGGGAGCTCAGACGATCGAGCTCCGGGAGAGAGAACTCCGTGCACATGGTTTCTTGGATGGCGATAATGTCAATGTGTTCGTCAGGAATGTATTCGATGAGTTGGCGGCGGCTgccatcatggccgaagccgcaGATCTTCTAGAAGAGGGCACACATTAAGAGGCcattggggggctgcttgaccccaggacgCGAGACACGCTTTGAGCGTGGAGGGCGGCGATACGAGAACGCGTGCGGCCACGGAGGTCGGCAACAGCAAGCGGAAGAAGGCCACCGACATGCCACGGCTGTGCCGGGTTGGCGTCCTCCGAAGGGGCCGGAGGGGCGGGAGGTGTGAGCATAGCCGTGCGGGCCTCCGCAAGTCTACCGTCAAGAATCTCATGGGCCCGAATGGCCTCGATCTGAACTAAGGGGGAAGCAACCTCCCCCCTGAAGATGATCACGGAATCCATAGCCACCTTCACTAGGTGGCCAAGCGGAACTAACTCGAGCACAGAGAAGGAGCAAGTAGCAGTAGAGGAGAGGACGGCAGGAGTACCTGGCTCCAGATTCCGGGCAGCAGCCCGGAGCTCAGCCCGTGCGTGGATGGGTAGAGCGGGGCTACCATCCGTGCGGGCCGCGTCGAGCCGAGCACTGCGGCGGGAGGCCGTCACTAGGGAGGAGGTCGACCGGTCACGCCGAGAGTAGGCCGCGGAGCGCAGTGGGGGAGGGGGAGCAGCCACCGGAGTGGTCACATGCGCCTCCCCACACGCATCTAGGGCCAACCTGTCGGTCAGCAGGGGCTCCAGAGTGGAACATCCCAGGAGCAGCGAAGCGGGAGGAGCAGCGGTCGGAGAAGTCGTCGCAGTGGGGGACACAGGGGGCGAGGGGGCGGCCGGCTTAGGTGGGGCCGAGCACACCACCACAACGGGAACCACGTCCGGGGCGGAAGGAGGGGGCACAGGCGAGACCTCCGTCGGGGCCAGGACCGGAGCCGGGTCCGCCACGACCATGGGTCCCGCTAAGGGCGGGGAGGGGGGGAGACCGGCAGAGGAGACGGAGCTGCCGGCTCGGTGGGAGCGAGGGTCTGCGGAACAGGATAATACCTAAGATTATTATAGAAAAGGTTTCTAGAATTATTCTCATGACATACTCAATTTCTCAATTaacagaataaataaataaatatgaaaTATCTTAGAAAATCTCTCAAATCTAATTAGATAATTTCGCATGAATTACTATCGTAAAAATTAAGCTTCGTTGAACTGTGTGATTACGTGAATTGGCTTTTAAGTTTAAGACTGAGGAGTTGAAGGAAGATGAAACGTGATAAATGGAATCAATGGGAAAGACATTAACTGATGATGTGACCATTGCTTGAGTAAATGTAGTTTTAGTTGTTGGATGTTGGCGGCTAGAGTAGGAGCGTGCTGTTGAGTGGGCCAGTGTGTGCAAAGAATACAACGCTATGCATCTCTAAATTAGAACATACATGCAACTAAAATGATGAATACATATAATAGTGCAGTGGTTAGATATTAAGGGGCCGCACTCGCAGGTGCTCCTATGTAATTTCCCACATTTAGATGGTTATCTAGCCTCGGTCCTTTCACCGTCATGTCTATAAATAGAGGAGTAAGAGCCAAATTGACTAAACATCACCACACTCTAGTTTCACTAGCTTTACATAAAGGAGAAATCACATTGCTTAGCTACAATCCGAGGAAGCCAGcgtcaatcaacatgtgttcatGTTCGCAACACTTTAGTTGTTTATTCTCTCTCTTTCATACATGCCTCATGATTATTTCTTTTGGTCTCACACACTATTTGACTTTTGTATACTATTCCTACTATTGAATTATTTACACCATGAGAGCGGAGCATGCGTGCTACCATGTtgatgctagtccatgcattagtttACTTATATTGTAGAAAAGTTAGTAAACGCTCTAGTTTCAATTTTTCTTATACTAAAGCACATTATCATGTGAataaatgctctgataccactaaaATCGTCACACCCATACAACAGAAAATTTAAGGTTATAAGAAAAAGTATCATTTGCTTTATAAAAGTCCAATGGAGCAACCACACAAAAGAGGAGGCATCCTTGGGAAAAAGAAGATGAATTGTCTGCATACTTTCTGTATCTTCAGTTTACGCATAACTAAATTTTGAGGTCAAAATTCTATGAGTAGGGATGGATGTAACACTCATGTTCTATAGAACAAATGAGGTCCTTTCATCGAAAACTTAAGAAAAATAAGAGGGAATACCAGCAGCCTAGTCAAGTAAAAATTCACATGACTGCCTTTTGTTTTGCGACACCTGCTTAAGTGTTGCAATTTTTGCAGCACTTGGTGCTGTAATTTGCAGCTGTCCTATTCTTGGAGTAGAAAAATAAAATTTGCAGATAGAGCACATGCCGGAGCAGCGTTTTTGCCCCCTCTTATGTAAAAAGAGGTTATGCCCTATTTTAGGGCACCTATTAGAGATGCTCTTAGCTCCCCTAAAAATGGCAAATCCTTCATTATTCCACTGAGATATCTATCTTCCATATGACCCTGTTGGCTGTTGTTGTGTTCTTGGCGTCAAAAAAATCAAGACGATCAGAATTTAGTGTTGCAGAGCAAGAAAACAGAATCATTCAGAAGGGGAAAAAAGTGTTGGCTCCCATAAAAATGGCGAATCCTGTATTATTCCACTGAGATATCCAGATGGCTCTGCTGCTGTGTTTTTCGGGGTCAGCGCAAGAGAAAAACAACAAGAACACTGTAGCTTCAGGTGTGTATTTTCGCTGTACAAAATCTGGCAAATGCTGGAGGGGAAGGCGCCATCGTCAGGGCTCGGTCGCCGGCAGCCTGCTCCGGACCGTGTGCTCCGGCTTATGGGTGCTCTCGAAGTCCGCATGGACGAACGCCCGCTCCACTTCCGGCAGCTTCTCGATCTTCTCCTGCAGCGACTCCCCGATGGCGTGGGCTTCCCGCAGCCGCATGTCCTCCGAGAGCTCGATGTCGACCTGTCGCCGGACCCGGAGAAGAAGAATGGGCTCCATAAGACCACTCTGAAATGAATTTCAGATGCAAGTTCTCTGTGGCCATGAACACTGACCTCGACGAAGTAGAGAGCGCCGAAACTGTAGGCCCGGACCGTGTCGACCCGCTGCACGCGCGCGTCGTGCTTCATGGCGAGGTAGGTCAGCATCTGCAGCATCTCCGGCGGAGCGCTCCGCCCCACCAGCGAGACTACACAGACAAGAAGAATTCAGAGCTTCAGTTTAGTTTCTCCCGAAGAGAAGAACCAGAGCAGCACCGCCGAAAAGTTCAGAAGATCCGGGGAGCAGACCTGCTTGTTCAAGCACGGTCCCGGACCAGTTCGCTATGGTGTACACCGCGAGGAGCACGGCCCCGGCGGGGTCGATCCACCACAGGAACCTGTCTCCCAGGACGGCGGCCACCAGGCCAACCACGTTGGTTATCACATCGAAGTAGTGGTCCTGGACGGCACAAGGCAAAAATTCCGCATCACTTTTCTCAAGAATCTATTCTGCATCAGCTCAAAAAATGGCAAGGGCACGGTCATCTCTTTCTTTCACCTTGGCGTACGCCCGGACGATGCTGTTCCCCGAGCTCCTGCAGTAGAACCAGAGGGCGAGCTTGACGGCGGTGGCCGAGAGCATGATGGAGTAGAGCCATATCAGCTGCTCCGAGGTCAGCTTGTCGCCGGGCTCGTTCTCCACCAGCTGCTCGATCGCTTGCACCAGGACCTGGAAGCCTGGCACGAATTGAGGGACGGAATTCACTTCGATTTGTGACCGACAAGAACAAGCAGCAGCCAAGAACTGTGAGTCTGTGGAAAGATTTGGGGCTCACTTCACACCTAGAGTGGCCATGATGGCGGCGAAGACGATGATGCCCACCGGCTGGACGCGCAGCTTGCCGATGGGGTACTTGTAGATGTTCACCTTCTTCATGGAGAGGTGCGTGAACCAGAGGATGCCGCCCGCCATCAGGTCCAGCAGCGAGTCGAGCGTGGACGCCGCGATCGCCATGGACCCCGTCCTGATCGTGGCATACACCTGCAGCCCGAACGAATCAGAAAGAATCAGAGCGTTAGAGCGATCGATTTCGCTTCCTCCGTCGCGCAATTGAGCCAATCAATCACCTTGAAGGCCAGGAGGACGATGTTGGCGTAGTTGGATATCTTCATGGCGAACTCGCTCTGCTTCTGCTCCTCGTCGTCGGCGTCGGAGGCGTCGGGGTCGCCGTCGTCGTCCGACCCGAACTCGCCGGGCATGCACAGGGCCTCCACCTCCTCGAAGGTCTTCAGCGCGGCGAGCTGCTTCCTGTAGTACTCCCTCTCACCTGCGCGCGGCAAAAAGGGGGAGACGAACTTGTCGCGGCGCTCCTCCATGGATTAAGCGGTGAACTGGGGACGGGCGCTGGTTACGTACCTTGGGAGAGGTCCTTGACGCGGGCGACGTCGACGTCGGCGCCGCGCTCGGGGTCCAGCTCAGTGCGCATCTTGTCCGGCAGCCGGCGCAGGAAGCTGCTGCGCAGCGACCGCGCCGAGTCGCGCCGCCGGAGCGACGGCCGGCCGGCGCCGTTGGCCAGCAGCGGGGCGCTCCGGTCGTCGCCCTCCATGGCCGTCCGTACGCCTTGACTCCGACGTCGGGTACGGCCGGCCGGCTGTGAGGTCAGGTTTTGGCTGTCTTCGCCCTGTTCAGGAGACGCACCGGATATTTCCAAGTTCGCCTTTATATCTACGGGACAAAGCTTCGGAaatgttcccctgtttggaggtcaAAAAACAAAAACAGCGGGGATCTCCCTGATGGACGGCTCAGATTTCGTCTTCCACCTTGGTGGTCACACGTTTTGATTGATGGCTGTGTTTCCTCTGCCCTTCTTCATACTCCAAATCCAGTGTCGTTGTCCTACTCCCGTCAAAAGCAGGTAGCCATGTACACAATTATTCAATTATCATGAATTCCTCTAGAGACGATAGCGAGTGAATTTTGTTTTGAACCTTTAATTTATACGGCTCGTCTAAGAATATCCGAAGTCAAAGAATGTCTGGGATCCGTTAGTACAACATATCGATTTTAGGGATTGATTCTTACGGGCTGCGTAAGATAAATGTTTAAAACAAACTTCACTCGATTGGACTCGGCTTCTCTGACATACTGTAGGTGCAGTTGGCTCATTGACaggtgggcccacatgtcagtggcccaGCTGCTCCCTGCAGTACGTTAGAGGAGCCTCATCCTACTCGGTCATAGCTAACCACATTGCTGACAAAGTGATAAGTTAAGACGCAAAGGAAGTTTGATAAATCTATTTTCAGATAGAAGTGAATGCAAGCTACTAGCAAAAAACAGATGGGCAATGCTAGACCTACGTAGAGCTTGTTATGTGCTTTACGTAAATTGCAACGTGGAGCATCATTAGTGAATCATTAGGGGGAAGGGGCCCACCNNNNNNNNNNNNNNNNNNNNNNNNNNNNNNNNNNNNNNNNNNNNNNNNNNNNNNNNNNNNNNNNNNNNNNNNNNNNNNNNNNNNNNNNNNNNNNNNNNNNNNNNNNNNNNNNNNNNNNNNNNNNNNNNNNNNNNNNNNNNNNNNNNNNNNNNNNNNNNNNNNNNNNNNNNNNNNNNNNNNNNNNNNNNNNNNNNNNNNNNNNNNNNNNNNNNNNNNNNNNNNNNNNNNNNNNNNNNNNNNNNNNNNNNNNNNNNNNNNNNNNNNNNNNNNNNNNNNNNNNNNNNNNNNNNNNNNNNNNNNNNNNNNNNNNNNNNNNNNNNNNNNNNNNNNNNNNNNNNNNNNNNNNNNNNNNNNNNNNNACATGCAGGTTACGTAGGTCTTCGTAGCGGTCTTCGTAGATGTAGGATTATCGAAAATAGATATGGTCCAACCTTCATTCTAGTCCCCACTAGCCGCGAGACTTGTTGTGTCTCTTTGTGACTTAACATTCATATAAATATTAGTGTAGTTGACATGGATATTTCTTGTCTTTTCATGAGTTAACATTTCGTTTATTGTAAAAATGAATTAATCAGTACTAAGATAAGGTATATGAAATAGCTTTTTGTATGAAATATATAAAAGGACTTGTAAAAGGAAAACCGAGAGGGTTGAATCTTTTTCTTCTTTAAAGTGAGAGATGACTCGTGGGTTATTCATAAGACATGATGGTGTGTCGTGCACCCCGCCTACCCACCTGGGTATAATACTTGGATGAAGAATGGTGTATTGCATCTCATATATGTGTGTTAAGTGGCAAACAATGCGTTGCATAGTTGATAACTGTTGCGAAAGTGGTGCCCACACACCCCATACTCGGCGTCGTCCCACGATTGGTGGGTGGTCATTCCACGTCAGTGAAGCGTCAATCCCGCATGGATGTTAGGCACTACTCCGCGCCTACGCAAAGTGTTAATCCAGATGAGGTACTCGCCAGAATTGTGGGGCACATGTTGAGGGTGTGTCTGACATAAAGGGTATTCTCGTCGACGTCCATCAACATTGTTTCAACTTAATTTTACCGGTATTGGTCGGTTGGAGGCAATTGGTTGGTCTGCTTTTTATCCGTGAGAGCGCTTTATTATTTCTCAACATGTTTTCGGTATTTCCACGCTAGTTTATACTCTAGCTCTTAATATGGAGGAAATGAATAGCAAAACATCCACCTATTGGGACCAAGCAAAGAGATAACTTCCAAGTGTTGGATTTTCATGATTGACACTACCCTTCCCCTTCCGCATCTCATAGTGGTCAGGTGGACAATGAGGACGATAACAACCACAACCACACCGAAGAAGTAGCAAAAGAGGAGGGGGAATATGGTGTTGGCGTGATTTATAAGAAAGATAGATAAAGCCCGACGGGACAAAGGAGAAGTGATGGTGGAAAACGGGTAGCCGTGAGGAGTAGATGGATGTAACATCTACTGTCGCCATCAACCTTGGGGGTTATTGGCAAAATCATAGGTTGGGAGGCACTGTTCCCAAACCGTTGACGAAAATAATGAGATGACTATGCTTTCTCTTCCCTTATTCATACATCCTTATTCATACATCGATGTCATTATCCAACTTACCTCAAAAGCAGGTATAACAACAGAACCATCCATCCAATCCCTCTTATAAGAAGGACAACTCCAACAACTTAAGATGTCGTCACTAGAATTATTGATGTAGCCTAAATATGCAAAATAAACATATGCGGATATACCAATAGAATAAACCTAACTACAATTAGGTAGAGTGATGATAGAAAGAAAACATAATGTACAAGGTAAACCTTTGACATTGATTGTCCATTTGTGAGTTGACAATTGCTTTGGAATGAAAACGAACAACCAGCGGCAAGACGAAAAATACAAAACAACGTAAACCTTTGACATTGATTGTCAATTTGTCTTGACCATCTCAATCCGGGAAGGCCTGAGCTGTGACGATTCACAGTTGACGTCGATGAAACCCCTCCGTTCCATCCCAGCCGTCCAGCCCCAGCCTCCCGTTCCCAAACTCAAACCCCCACGCCGacgctcgccgccggccgccggagGGCCATCGCCGATGACCACCCCCGGCGCGGCCATGCCCCCGAGCTTCAAGCGATCCTCCCCCAGGAAGAAACAGCGGCCCCGCAGCCGCCTCCTCGCCGCTGACTTCGCCGCCGGAGAGGCCGAGGCTGCGCGGGCGCTGGTGGCGGCCAGGCCCACGCCGTCACCCCTCTCACCGCCGGCGGTGTCCCCGCACTCTCCTGCATGTGTAGCTCTGCCTCGCGAGTTCTTCGAGGTGGATGCGCTCGACCTCGCCCCCCGCCTCCTCGGCAAGCTCCTGCGGCGCGACCAAGTTGTCCTCCGCATCACCGAGGTGCTCGcaatcttttcttttcttttctttttcgcgTAGAGAGGTGCTTGTACTTGACAAAGGCCGCATCTTGCTTGATCAGTTGATG is drawn from Triticum dicoccoides isolate Atlit2015 ecotype Zavitan chromosome 6B, WEW_v2.0, whole genome shotgun sequence and contains these coding sequences:
- the LOC119326167 gene encoding metal tolerance protein 3-like — protein: MEGDDRSAPLLANGAGRPSLRRRDSARSLRSSFLRRLPDKMRTELDPERGADVDVARVKDLSQGEREYYRKQLAALKTFEEVEALCMPGEFGSDDDGDPDASDADDEEQKQSEFAMKISNYANIVLLAFKVYATIRTGSMAIAASTLDSLLDLMAGGILWFTHLSMKKVNIYKYPIGKLRVQPVGIIVFAAIMATLGFQVLVQAIEQLVENEPGDKLTSEQLIWLYSIMLSATAVKLALWFYCRSSGNSIVRAYAKDHYFDVITNVVGLVAAVLGDRFLWWIDPAGAVLLAVYTIANWSGTVLEQAVSLVGRSAPPEMLQMLTYLAMKHDARVQRVDTVRAYSFGALYFVEVDIELSEDMRLREAHAIGESLQEKIEKLPEVERAFVHADFESTHKPEHTVRSRLPATEP